A stretch of the Takifugu flavidus isolate HTHZ2018 chromosome 1, ASM371156v2, whole genome shotgun sequence genome encodes the following:
- the nif3l1 gene encoding NIF3-like protein 1 isoform X2, which translates to MLTECRKFSWKFVAPTFGRFCTGWSLNSRLFSSPSTISSIPPFLSHPGQSKSASAPCRSTVLCSCSRWLSHSTLRSDTMDLKEVLQVMEQLAPLSLAESWDNVGLLVEPSKCRPIKTILLTNDLTVAVMEEAESISSDLIVSYHPPLFRPFKRLVQSDWKQLLAVRAIESGMAIFSPHTSWDSVKGGLNDWLVGGLGSGQVSVLSPALSSLPSCHKLEFTVKSREELHTVMEELKACNSGPGLQHSSCRTDNSGIQVSVVCSDSALTPSVQAVLRHNATSASLNIMKLEKPPLLGHGQGRLSVLNQPVTVATAIEKMKSHLGLTHLRLALGVGKTLDSSIFTVAVCAGSGASVLTGVKADLYITGEMSHHEVLDAVAKGTSVILSDHSNSERGFLSVFREKLTVRLPDSVAVVVSKVDRDPLEVV; encoded by the exons ATGCTGACCGAGTGTAGAAAATTCTCTTGGAAATTTGTTGCTCCTACTTTTGGAAGATTTTGCACCGGCTGGAGTTTGAACTCgcgtctcttctcttctccctcaacaatttcatccatccctccatttctGTCTCACCCAGGTCAGAGTAAGAGCGCCTCAGCTCCCTGCCGCTCCACTGTTCTTTGCTCTTGCTCCCGTTGGCTTTCTCACTCTACCCTCCGTTCTGACACGATGGATCTAAAAGAAGTTCTGCAGGTGATGGAGCAACTCGCTCCGCTTTCTCTGGCCGAGTCATGGGACAATGTGGGCCTTCTCGTGGAGCCTAGCAAATGTCGACCTATTAAAACCATACTGCTCACTAACGACCTTACAGTCGCCGTCATGGAGGAAGCAGAGTCCATAAGCAGTGACCTCATTGTGTCATATCACCCTCCTTTGTTTCGCCCATTCAAACGACTGGTTCAGAGCGACTGGAAGCAACTGTTGGCAGTCCGGGCGATAGAGTCTGGGATGGCAATCTTCTCCCCTCACACATCGTGGGACAGTGTTAAAGGAGGACTGAACGACTGGCTGGTTGGAGGTCTTG GTAGCGGGCAGGTGTCTGTGCTGAGTCCGGCCCTCAGTAGTTTACCCAGTTGTCACAAACTGGAATTCACAGTCAAGAGCAGAGAAGAACTGCACACGGTAATGGAGGAACTGAAGGCTTGTAACAGTGGACCCGGTCTCCAGCATTCAAGCTGCAG AACAGACAACAGTGGGATCCAGGTCAGTGTAGTGTGTAGTGACTCAGCGCTGACCCCTAGTGTCCAGGCCGTGTTACGACACAATGCAACCAGCGCGTCCCTGAACATTATGAAGTTAGAAAAG CCGCCTCTCTTGGGACACGGCCAGGGACGACTTAGTGTTTTGAATCAGCCTGTAACGGTGGCAACAGCCATAGAGAAAATGAAGTCTCACTTGGGATTGACTCACCTTCGTTTGGCTCTTGGAGTTGGGAAGACGCTTG ATTCTTCTATTTTTACTGTGGCTGTGTGTGCTGGATCTGGAGCATCAGTCCTGACTGGTGTTAAGGCAGACCTTTACATCACAG GGGAGATGTCCCACCATGAGGTGCTAGACGCTGTGGCAAAGGGCACCAGTGTCATCCTCAGTGACCATAGCAACAGCGAACGGGGCTTCCTGTCCGTGTTCCGGGAGAAGTTGACTGTGCGCCTCCCTGACAGTGTTGCAGTGGTGGTGTCAAAGGTTGACAGAGACCCCCTGGAGGTGGTCTGA
- the cabp5a gene encoding calcium-binding protein 5a isoform X2 — MNSDTGTLYHSTGQLLGFRSFMSPLTDDKKSKQKEMSFGAACIFLRGGKNIQRQLADDEIEELRDAFNEFDKDKDGLISCKDLGNLMRTMGYMPTEMELIELSQNINMNLGGRVDFEDFVDLMTPKLLEETAGMIGVKELKDAFKEFDMDGDGEITTEELRSAMIKLMGEHMSRREIDAIVKEADDNGDGTVDFEEFVRMMSHQ, encoded by the exons ATGAACAGTGACACAGGGACGCTTTACCACAGCACAGGTCAGCTTCTTGGCTTCAGGTCGTTTATGAGCCCTTTGACTGATGACAAGAAATCTAAACAGAAAG AAATGAGTTTTGGAGCAGCGTGCATATTCTTACGAGGAGGCAAAAATATT CAAAGACAGCTGGCAGATGATGAGATCGAGG AGCTGCGTGATGCATTCAATGAGTTCGACAAAGACAAGGACGGGCTGATCAGCTGTAAGGACCTTGGTAATCTCATGAGAACGATGGGCTACATGCCCACGGAGATGGAGCTGATCGAGCTGAGTCAGAACATCAACATGAACC TTGGTGGCAGAGTTGACTTTGAGGATTTTGTGGACCTCATGACCCCAAAACTGTTGGAGGAAACAGCTGGGATGATTGGCGTGAAGGAGCTCAAAGATGCCTTTAAAGAG TTCGACATGGATGGCGATGGGGAGATCACAACAGAGGAGCTGAGGTCTGCCATGATCAAACTGATGGGTGAACACATGAGCCGAAGAGAGATCGACGCCATAGTCAAAGAAGCCGATGATAACGGGGACGGCACGGTAGATTTTGAAG AGTTTGTCAGAATGATGTCACATCAATGA
- the taok2b gene encoding serine/threonine-protein kinase TAO2 isoform X2: MPSSVRAGSLKDPEVAELFCREDPEKLFTDLREIGHGSFGAVYFAHDIRTNEVVAIKKMSYGGKQSNEKWQDIIKEVKFLQKLRHPNTVEYRGCYLREHTAWLVMEYCLGSASDLLEVHKKPLQEVEIAAIIHGALQGLVYLHSHNMIHRDVKAGNILLTEPGQVKLGDFGSASIVAPANSFVGTPYWMAPEVILAMDEGQYDGKVDVWSLGITCIELAERKPPLFNMNAMSALYHIAQNESPVLQSNHWSDYFRNFVDSSLQKLAQDRPTSDVLLKHHFLCRERPMTVVMDLITRTKDAVRELDNLQYRKMKKILFHEAHNGPAPEGGDEEEDVEQYMLRTGTVNSMESSHSLPSMSISASSQSSSVNSLADGSDDSGEMAMMQEGEHTVTSNSSVLHKPLSHDNIYDDPYQPEVDSQQEAPSAGGGGGGGGGGRRRKGRDHFATIRTASLVTRQIQEHEQGSALREQMSGYKRMRRQHQKQLMGLENKLKSEMDEHQLRLDKELENHRNSFSMEVDKLSKKHQVIMDKETKAVLTEEKKFQQHMLGQQKKELTGLLESQKRQYRQRKEQLKEELNENQSTPKREKQEWLVHQKECLQQIQAEEEAGLLRRQRQYYELQCRQYKRKMLLARHNLEQDVIREELNKKQTLKDLECAMLLRHHESTQELEFRQLGLVQRTRADLIRTQHQTELTNQMEYNKRREQELRQKHAMEVRQQPKSLKSKELQIKRQFQETCKIQTRQYKALRNHLLENTPKSDHKAMLKRLKDEQTRKLAILAEQYDHSINDMLSKQAVSKARRPELDETQEAEYKALLMQLQQELELLNAYQSKIKIHTDTQHDREVKDLEQRVSIRRALLEQRIEEEMLSLQNERSERIRTLLERQATEIESFDSESLRLGFSSMALTGIPSEAYPIQGYPNAPPPSSRSASHWSHGLHSQNAPPQQHSRRSHNSSGGAGDRRGESSSSSHGLGLALGLARDGRELQHSSRSSASSSSSSSSSHHQRHHLPQNYHHQSTPQLYREREREKEREREWAGMRGSGGDLAHPHPLPFSHHLPSRSSSQSLAMLPPPPPAPPSISGPSSSSSSSSSSQGGIYSGGGGLGVRGTPSLMALRNSPQPLRRTASGGGPGGSGGSDGVLSRSTSVTSHISNGSHLSYS; encoded by the exons ATGCCGTCAAGTGTGCGGGCCGGGAGCCTGAAGGACCCGGAGGTGGCTGAGCTGTTCTGCAGGGAAGATCCCGAAAAACTCTTCACAGACCTGAGAGAGATCGGCCATGGGAGCTTTGGAGCCGTCTACTTT GCTCATGACATTCGCACCAATGAGGTGGTGGCCATCAAGAAGATGTCCTATGGTGGCAAACAGTCCAATGAG AAATGGCAGGATATCATCAAAGAAGTGAAGTTCCTCCAGAAGCTGCGCCACCCCAACACTGTTGAGTACCGTGGCTGCTACTTGAGAGAGCACACAGCATGG CTGGTGATGGAGTACTGCCTGGGCTCAGCTTCCGATCTCCTCGAAG TCCACAAGAAACCCCTCCAAGAAGTGGAAATAGCTGCCATAATCCATGGTGCTTTACAGGGATTGGTTTATCTTCACTCTCACAACATGATTCACAG GGATGTGAAAGCAGGAAACATCTTACTAACAGAGCCAGGACAGGTCAAACTGGGAGACTTCGGCTCTGCTTCCATTGTTGCTCCAGCCAACTCCTTCGTGGGAACACCTTACTG GATGGCCCCTGAGGTGATCTTGGCCATGGATGAGGGTCAGTATGACGGGAAGGTAGATGTGTGGTCACTTGGCATTACCTGCATAGAGCTGG CGGAAAGGAAACCTCCTCTGTTCAACATGAATGCTATGAGTGCCTTATACCACATCGCCCAGAATGAGAGCCCTGTGTTACAGTCCAATCACTG GTCGGATTATTTCCGCAATTTTGTGGATTCGTCTCTGCAGAAGCTCGCCCAGGACAGACCTACCTCTGACGTGCTGCTCAAG CACCATTTCCTATGCAGAGAGCGTCCCATGACTGTAGTGATGGATCTAATCACCCGAACCAAGGATGCTGTCCGTGAGCTGGACAACCTTCAGTACcggaaaatgaagaaaatcctTTTCCATGAGGCACACAACGGTCCCGCTCCAGaaggaggagacgaggaggag GATGTGGAGCAGTACATGCTGCGCACCGGCACGGTGAACAGCATGGAGAGCTCCCACTCTCTGCCATCCATGTCGATCAGCGCCAGCTCCCAGAGTAGTTCTGTCAACAGCCTGGCAGATGGCTCAGATGACAGTGGAGAAATGGCCATGATGCAGGAGGGAGAGCACACTGTCACCTCAAACAGCTCTGTCCTACACAAGCCCCTG AGCCATGACAACATTTATGATGACCCCTACCAGCCAGAGGTTGACTCACAACAAGAAGCTCCATCTgcgggagggggtggaggaggtgggggaggaggaaggcgcCGTAAAGGCAGAGACCACTTTGCTACCATCAGGACAGCCTCGCTTGTCACCCGTCAGATCCAGGAACATGAGCAGGGCTCGGCCTTGAGAGAGCAGATGTCTGG GTACAAGAGGATGCGACGGCAGCACCAAAAGCAGTTGATGGGCCTGGAGAACAAGTTGAAGTCGGAGATGGACGAACACCAGCTGCGATTagacaaagagctggagaaTCATAGGAACAGTTTCTCAATGGAGGTAGACAAACTGTCCAAAAAGCACCAGGTTATCATGGACAAGGAG ACTAAGGCAGTCCTGACTGAGGAGAAGAAGTTCCAGCAGCACATGTTGGGCCAGCAAAAGAAAGAGCTCACCGGTTTGCTGGAGTCCCAGAAACGACAGTATCGACAACGCAAAGAGCAGCTCAAAGAG GAACTGAATGAGAACCAGTCGACACCAAAGCGTGAGAAGCAGGAGTGGCTGGTGCATCAGAAGGAATGTCTGCAACAGATCCAGGCAGAAGAAGAGGCAGGACTGCTGCGGAGGCAGAGGCAGTATTATGAGCTTCAATGTCGTCAGTACAAGAGGAAGATGCTGCTAGCACGTCACAACCTGGAGCAGGATGTGATTCGAGAG gAACTAAACAAGAAACAGACTCTAAAAGACCTGGAGTGTGCCATGCTTCTGCGTCACCATGAGTCCACACAGGAGCTGGAGTTCCGTCAGCTGGGTTTGGTGCAGCGTACGAGGGCTGACCTAATCCGGACGCAGCACCAGACCGAGCTCACCAACCAGATGGAATATAACAAGAGGCGCGAGCAGGAGCTCCGTCAGAAACACGCCATGGAGGTCCGCCAACAGCCCAAGAGCCTCAAA tccaAAGAGCTACAGATCAAACGTCAGTTCCAGGAAACCTGTAAGATCCAAACCCGCCAGTACAAGGCTCTGCGAAACCACCTGCTGGAGAACACCCCGAAATCGGACCACAAGGCCATGCTGAAACGATTGAAGGATGAGCAGACCCGTAAGCTGGCCATCCTGGCTGAGCAGTATGACCACTCCATCAATGACATGCTGTCCAAACAGGCTGTGAGTAAGGCAAGGAGAC CTGAGCTGGATGAGACCCAGGAAGCGGAGTACAAAgcgctgctgatgcagctgcagcaggaactggaGCTCCTCAATGCTTACCAGAGTAAAATCAAGATCCACACCGACACCCAGCACGATAGAGAGGTCAAGGATCTGGAACAGAGGGTTTCAATCCGCCGTGCACTGCTGGAACAGAGG ATCGAGGAGGAGATGCTGTCCCTGCAGAATGAGCGCTCGGAGCGTATCCGCACCCTCCTGGAGCGGCAGGCCACCGAGATCGAGTCCTTCGACTCGGAGAGCCTTCGCCTGGGCTTCAGCAGCATGGCACTGACGGGCATCCCCAGTGAGGCTTACCCCATTCAGGGTTACCCCAACGCGCCACCCCCCAGCTCGCGCTCTGCCAGCCACTGGAGCCACGGCCTTCACTCCCAAAATGCCCCCCCACAGCAGCACTCCCGCCGCAGTCacaacagcagcggcggcgcagGGGACCGCAGGGGCgagtcctcttcttcctcacacGGCCTAGGACTGGCGCTGGGGCTGGCTCGAGACGGGAGGGAGCTTCAGCACTCATcccgctcctctgcctcctcctcttcctcctcctcttcctcccaccacCAGCGCCACCACCTGCCCCAAAACTACCACCACCAGAGCACGCCGCAGCTGTATCGGGAGCGGGAgcgagagaaggagagggagcggGAGTGGGCCGGCATGCGAGGCTCCGGGGGAGACCTGGCCCACCCACACCCCCTGCCCTTCTCTCATCACCTGCCCTCACGCTCCTCCTCTCAGTCTCTGGCCATGttaccaccccctcccccagcgcCTCCCTCCATATCTGGtccgtcctcctcttcctcctcttcttcctcttctcaggGGGGCATCTACAGCGGCGGTGGTGGGTTGGGTGTGCGTGGCACCCCTAGCCTGATGGCCCTCAGGAACAGCCCCCAGCCCTTGAGGAGAACAGCATCCGGCGGGGGTCCTGGGGGCTCTGGGGGCAGCGATGGCGTCCTGAGCCGAAGCACTTCAGTCACTTCACACATCTCTAATGGTTCCCACCTCTCGTACTCATAG
- the cabp5a gene encoding calcium-binding protein 5a isoform X1 has translation MNSDTGTLYHSTGQLLGFRSFMSPLTDDKKSKQKAEMSFGAACIFLRGGKNIQRQLADDEIEELRDAFNEFDKDKDGLISCKDLGNLMRTMGYMPTEMELIELSQNINMNLGGRVDFEDFVDLMTPKLLEETAGMIGVKELKDAFKEFDMDGDGEITTEELRSAMIKLMGEHMSRREIDAIVKEADDNGDGTVDFEEFVRMMSHQ, from the exons ATGAACAGTGACACAGGGACGCTTTACCACAGCACAGGTCAGCTTCTTGGCTTCAGGTCGTTTATGAGCCCTTTGACTGATGACAAGAAATCTAAACAGAAAG CAGAAATGAGTTTTGGAGCAGCGTGCATATTCTTACGAGGAGGCAAAAATATT CAAAGACAGCTGGCAGATGATGAGATCGAGG AGCTGCGTGATGCATTCAATGAGTTCGACAAAGACAAGGACGGGCTGATCAGCTGTAAGGACCTTGGTAATCTCATGAGAACGATGGGCTACATGCCCACGGAGATGGAGCTGATCGAGCTGAGTCAGAACATCAACATGAACC TTGGTGGCAGAGTTGACTTTGAGGATTTTGTGGACCTCATGACCCCAAAACTGTTGGAGGAAACAGCTGGGATGATTGGCGTGAAGGAGCTCAAAGATGCCTTTAAAGAG TTCGACATGGATGGCGATGGGGAGATCACAACAGAGGAGCTGAGGTCTGCCATGATCAAACTGATGGGTGAACACATGAGCCGAAGAGAGATCGACGCCATAGTCAAAGAAGCCGATGATAACGGGGACGGCACGGTAGATTTTGAAG AGTTTGTCAGAATGATGTCACATCAATGA
- the nif3l1 gene encoding NIF3-like protein 1 isoform X1: MKLWCGNKIMFTPMLTECRKFSWKFVAPTFGRFCTGWSLNSRLFSSPSTISSIPPFLSHPGQSKSASAPCRSTVLCSCSRWLSHSTLRSDTMDLKEVLQVMEQLAPLSLAESWDNVGLLVEPSKCRPIKTILLTNDLTVAVMEEAESISSDLIVSYHPPLFRPFKRLVQSDWKQLLAVRAIESGMAIFSPHTSWDSVKGGLNDWLVGGLGSGQVSVLSPALSSLPSCHKLEFTVKSREELHTVMEELKACNSGPGLQHSSCRTDNSGIQVSVVCSDSALTPSVQAVLRHNATSASLNIMKLEKPPLLGHGQGRLSVLNQPVTVATAIEKMKSHLGLTHLRLALGVGKTLDSSIFTVAVCAGSGASVLTGVKADLYITGEMSHHEVLDAVAKGTSVILSDHSNSERGFLSVFREKLTVRLPDSVAVVVSKVDRDPLEVV; encoded by the exons ATGAAGCTGTGGTGTGGGAATAAAATCAT GTTTACACCAATGCTGACCGAGTGTAGAAAATTCTCTTGGAAATTTGTTGCTCCTACTTTTGGAAGATTTTGCACCGGCTGGAGTTTGAACTCgcgtctcttctcttctccctcaacaatttcatccatccctccatttctGTCTCACCCAGGTCAGAGTAAGAGCGCCTCAGCTCCCTGCCGCTCCACTGTTCTTTGCTCTTGCTCCCGTTGGCTTTCTCACTCTACCCTCCGTTCTGACACGATGGATCTAAAAGAAGTTCTGCAGGTGATGGAGCAACTCGCTCCGCTTTCTCTGGCCGAGTCATGGGACAATGTGGGCCTTCTCGTGGAGCCTAGCAAATGTCGACCTATTAAAACCATACTGCTCACTAACGACCTTACAGTCGCCGTCATGGAGGAAGCAGAGTCCATAAGCAGTGACCTCATTGTGTCATATCACCCTCCTTTGTTTCGCCCATTCAAACGACTGGTTCAGAGCGACTGGAAGCAACTGTTGGCAGTCCGGGCGATAGAGTCTGGGATGGCAATCTTCTCCCCTCACACATCGTGGGACAGTGTTAAAGGAGGACTGAACGACTGGCTGGTTGGAGGTCTTG GTAGCGGGCAGGTGTCTGTGCTGAGTCCGGCCCTCAGTAGTTTACCCAGTTGTCACAAACTGGAATTCACAGTCAAGAGCAGAGAAGAACTGCACACGGTAATGGAGGAACTGAAGGCTTGTAACAGTGGACCCGGTCTCCAGCATTCAAGCTGCAG AACAGACAACAGTGGGATCCAGGTCAGTGTAGTGTGTAGTGACTCAGCGCTGACCCCTAGTGTCCAGGCCGTGTTACGACACAATGCAACCAGCGCGTCCCTGAACATTATGAAGTTAGAAAAG CCGCCTCTCTTGGGACACGGCCAGGGACGACTTAGTGTTTTGAATCAGCCTGTAACGGTGGCAACAGCCATAGAGAAAATGAAGTCTCACTTGGGATTGACTCACCTTCGTTTGGCTCTTGGAGTTGGGAAGACGCTTG ATTCTTCTATTTTTACTGTGGCTGTGTGTGCTGGATCTGGAGCATCAGTCCTGACTGGTGTTAAGGCAGACCTTTACATCACAG GGGAGATGTCCCACCATGAGGTGCTAGACGCTGTGGCAAAGGGCACCAGTGTCATCCTCAGTGACCATAGCAACAGCGAACGGGGCTTCCTGTCCGTGTTCCGGGAGAAGTTGACTGTGCGCCTCCCTGACAGTGTTGCAGTGGTGGTGTCAAAGGTTGACAGAGACCCCCTGGAGGTGGTCTGA
- the taok2b gene encoding serine/threonine-protein kinase TAO2 isoform X1 codes for MPSSVRAGSLKDPEVAELFCREDPEKLFTDLREIGHGSFGAVYFAHDIRTNEVVAIKKMSYGGKQSNEKWQDIIKEVKFLQKLRHPNTVEYRGCYLREHTAWLVMEYCLGSASDLLEVHKKPLQEVEIAAIIHGALQGLVYLHSHNMIHRDVKAGNILLTEPGQVKLGDFGSASIVAPANSFVGTPYWMAPEVILAMDEGQYDGKVDVWSLGITCIELAERKPPLFNMNAMSALYHIAQNESPVLQSNHWSDYFRNFVDSSLQKLAQDRPTSDVLLKHHFLCRERPMTVVMDLITRTKDAVRELDNLQYRKMKKILFHEAHNGPAPEGGDEEEDVEQYMLRTGTVNSMESSHSLPSMSISASSQSSSVNSLADGSDDSGEMAMMQEGEHTVTSNSSVLHKPLSHDNIYDDPYQPEVDSQQEAPSAGGGGGGGGGGRRRKGRDHFATIRTASLVTRQIQEHEQGSALREQMSGYKRMRRQHQKQLMGLENKLKSEMDEHQLRLDKELENHRNSFSMEVDKLSKKHQVIMDKETKAVLTEEKKFQQHMLGQQKKELTGLLESQKRQYRQRKEQLKEELNENQSTPKREKQEWLVHQKECLQQIQAEEEAGLLRRQRQYYELQCRQYKRKMLLARHNLEQDVIREELNKKQTLKDLECAMLLRHHESTQELEFRQLGLVQRTRADLIRTQHQTELTNQMEYNKRREQELRQKHAMEVRQQPKSLKVSESTQSQGSPEEGESQTTEGPNGRRASDEGVVDEGGSERGAAVEGGVPVADWEGDSVDKNTAEVNNGDGSHNKDCKLCEEVREVEGVPWVFQGEHSSLAHLETDEEEGRGEADGCPSELIFPLASERRRLSKRDVDELSEFYFPESPGDLEPVPPSHPPPPPPPAQTTITSLFSHAICLLLSFSAAAQPSNLTLMLLLIFLLSLRRSPPLPSLASVVLSAELTFLALFFFYLLLRSCCSLSLSTFLSLNLWASGLFSLGLSFSLGIYYVPMILISASFLSSPSLFLSLYLMVVLVVRPARRFLQHAPNKINRLCMRVLFRLPRPLFVMCQSVLGSMAERNLYEMFPKAGRNWGVRQSKIPVPLTSLPLEYQACCRNISPMAKAILWLRRFSRRPLSILADLVNSIVLKLARHLLKQLPHSVRVKLQTLGLLRRELPSRLPRLLPREVRERRQRERMRRERERQRRVEKERMYQEAVRWECGLRRTSSGRFIKGKVRPWR; via the exons ATGCCGTCAAGTGTGCGGGCCGGGAGCCTGAAGGACCCGGAGGTGGCTGAGCTGTTCTGCAGGGAAGATCCCGAAAAACTCTTCACAGACCTGAGAGAGATCGGCCATGGGAGCTTTGGAGCCGTCTACTTT GCTCATGACATTCGCACCAATGAGGTGGTGGCCATCAAGAAGATGTCCTATGGTGGCAAACAGTCCAATGAG AAATGGCAGGATATCATCAAAGAAGTGAAGTTCCTCCAGAAGCTGCGCCACCCCAACACTGTTGAGTACCGTGGCTGCTACTTGAGAGAGCACACAGCATGG CTGGTGATGGAGTACTGCCTGGGCTCAGCTTCCGATCTCCTCGAAG TCCACAAGAAACCCCTCCAAGAAGTGGAAATAGCTGCCATAATCCATGGTGCTTTACAGGGATTGGTTTATCTTCACTCTCACAACATGATTCACAG GGATGTGAAAGCAGGAAACATCTTACTAACAGAGCCAGGACAGGTCAAACTGGGAGACTTCGGCTCTGCTTCCATTGTTGCTCCAGCCAACTCCTTCGTGGGAACACCTTACTG GATGGCCCCTGAGGTGATCTTGGCCATGGATGAGGGTCAGTATGACGGGAAGGTAGATGTGTGGTCACTTGGCATTACCTGCATAGAGCTGG CGGAAAGGAAACCTCCTCTGTTCAACATGAATGCTATGAGTGCCTTATACCACATCGCCCAGAATGAGAGCCCTGTGTTACAGTCCAATCACTG GTCGGATTATTTCCGCAATTTTGTGGATTCGTCTCTGCAGAAGCTCGCCCAGGACAGACCTACCTCTGACGTGCTGCTCAAG CACCATTTCCTATGCAGAGAGCGTCCCATGACTGTAGTGATGGATCTAATCACCCGAACCAAGGATGCTGTCCGTGAGCTGGACAACCTTCAGTACcggaaaatgaagaaaatcctTTTCCATGAGGCACACAACGGTCCCGCTCCAGaaggaggagacgaggaggag GATGTGGAGCAGTACATGCTGCGCACCGGCACGGTGAACAGCATGGAGAGCTCCCACTCTCTGCCATCCATGTCGATCAGCGCCAGCTCCCAGAGTAGTTCTGTCAACAGCCTGGCAGATGGCTCAGATGACAGTGGAGAAATGGCCATGATGCAGGAGGGAGAGCACACTGTCACCTCAAACAGCTCTGTCCTACACAAGCCCCTG AGCCATGACAACATTTATGATGACCCCTACCAGCCAGAGGTTGACTCACAACAAGAAGCTCCATCTgcgggagggggtggaggaggtgggggaggaggaaggcgcCGTAAAGGCAGAGACCACTTTGCTACCATCAGGACAGCCTCGCTTGTCACCCGTCAGATCCAGGAACATGAGCAGGGCTCGGCCTTGAGAGAGCAGATGTCTGG GTACAAGAGGATGCGACGGCAGCACCAAAAGCAGTTGATGGGCCTGGAGAACAAGTTGAAGTCGGAGATGGACGAACACCAGCTGCGATTagacaaagagctggagaaTCATAGGAACAGTTTCTCAATGGAGGTAGACAAACTGTCCAAAAAGCACCAGGTTATCATGGACAAGGAG ACTAAGGCAGTCCTGACTGAGGAGAAGAAGTTCCAGCAGCACATGTTGGGCCAGCAAAAGAAAGAGCTCACCGGTTTGCTGGAGTCCCAGAAACGACAGTATCGACAACGCAAAGAGCAGCTCAAAGAG GAACTGAATGAGAACCAGTCGACACCAAAGCGTGAGAAGCAGGAGTGGCTGGTGCATCAGAAGGAATGTCTGCAACAGATCCAGGCAGAAGAAGAGGCAGGACTGCTGCGGAGGCAGAGGCAGTATTATGAGCTTCAATGTCGTCAGTACAAGAGGAAGATGCTGCTAGCACGTCACAACCTGGAGCAGGATGTGATTCGAGAG gAACTAAACAAGAAACAGACTCTAAAAGACCTGGAGTGTGCCATGCTTCTGCGTCACCATGAGTCCACACAGGAGCTGGAGTTCCGTCAGCTGGGTTTGGTGCAGCGTACGAGGGCTGACCTAATCCGGACGCAGCACCAGACCGAGCTCACCAACCAGATGGAATATAACAAGAGGCGCGAGCAGGAGCTCCGTCAGAAACACGCCATGGAGGTCCGCCAACAGCCCAAGAGCCTCAAAGTGAGTGAGAGCACCCAGAGCCAGGGTTCtcctgaggagggagagagtCAGACCACAGAGGGGCCCAATGGCAGGAGGGCCAGTGATGAAGGGGTGGTAGATGAGGGGGGCAGTGAAAGAGGTGCGGCCGTGGAGGGGGGTGTCCCGGTGGCTGACTGGGAAGGTGACTCGGTTGACAAAAATACAGCAGAGGTAAATAATGGTGATGGAAGTCATAACAAAGATTGTAAACTCTGTGAAGAGGTGAGGGAAGTCGAAGGCGTGCCGTGGGTGTTCCAGGGTGAGCACAGTAGCCTCGCACACTTAGAAACCGAcgaagaggagggaaggggcGAGGCCGACGGTTGTCCATCAGAGCTCATCTTCCCCCTGGCCTCAGAAAGGAGACGTCTAAGTAAGCGAGACGTTGATGAGCTGTCCGAGTTCTATTTCCCCGAGTCTCCTGGTGACCTAGAGCCTGTGCCCCCCtcacacccccctcctcctcccccccctgcCCAGACTACAATCACCTCATTGTTTTCTCATGCCAtctgcctgctcctctccttctctgctgccgCCCAGCCTTCCAACCTCACGTTGATGCTGCTCTTGATCTTCCTTCTGTCGCTCCGCCGCTCCCCTCCTCTACCGTCGCTGGCCTCGGTCGTTCTCTCCGCCGAGCTTACGTTTTTAGCGCTCTTCTTTTTCTACCTGTTACTTCGATCTTGCtgctccctgtctctgtccaccTTCCTGTCCCTCAACCTCTGGGCCAGCGGCCTCTTCAGCTTAGGTCTTTCTTTCAGTTTAGGGATTTATTACGTCCCAATGATTTTGATATCGGCTTCTTTCCTCagttctccttctctcttcctctccctgtaCTTGATGGTCGTACTGGTGGTCAGGCCAGCCCGCAGGTTTCTCCAGCACGCACCTAATAAAATCAACCGCCTCTGCATGCGTGTCCTTTTCCGGCTGCCGCGCCCTTTGTTTGTAATGTGCCAGTCAGTCCTTGGCAGCATGGCTGAGCGTAACCTCTATGAGATGTTCCCCAAAGCTGGACGCAACTGGGGTGTCCGCCAGTCCAAAATCCCAGTTCCCCTCACGAGCTTGCCTTTAGAGTATCAGGCTTGCTGCCGTAACATCTCTCCCATGGCCAAGGCCATTCTCTGGCTGAGGCGCTTCAGTCGGCGCCCACTCAGCATCTTGGCAGACCTCGTTAACTCCATTGTTCTAAAATTAGCCAGACATTTACTTAAACAGCTGCCGCACTCCGTGCGAGTCAAGCTCCAAACCCTCGGCCTCTTGAGGAGGGAGCTTCCGAGTCGGCTGCCCCGGCTGTTGCCCAGGGAGGTCagggagaggagacagagggagcgaatgagaagggagagagagaggcagaggagagtaGAGAAGGAGCGGATGTATCAGGAAGCTGTCAGGTGGGAGTGCGGCCTGAGACGAACATCATCGGGAAGGTTCATCAAGGGGAAAGTACGACCATGGAGATAG